In one Takifugu flavidus isolate HTHZ2018 chromosome 9, ASM371156v2, whole genome shotgun sequence genomic region, the following are encoded:
- the LOC130531612 gene encoding protocadherin alpha-8-like, giving the protein MGAGGQRRRTLSLCLVLRFSVLLSCVDWLSAQVKYSVPEEVKVGSVVGNVAKDLGLDISTLEERRFRIVSGTKEVDFEVNQNNGVLSVRKNLDREGLCETVVPCLMNLKIVAENPMEIHYVTVEIIDVNDNSPTFQEDEKILEISESTVPGKRFQLPSAHDPDVSANTLRVYRLNQNEYFNIQIRERAEDRIPFLVLQRSLDREKLREHHLILTAVDGGNPPRSGTLNVTVIVLDSNDNHPIFSQEVYSADIPENVAAGTSVINVKATDLDEGANGEIEYLFGGQLDRKIYDIFDLNKETGEIKVKGEIDFEKVEIFKLDVHATDKGQPPMSTDCTVIIKVLDQNDNTPQIEVTSLSTRVSEDSKSGTVISLISIADRDAGLNGKVICSLSDNVPFDLKPSYQDNMYSLILKQPLDRELVSYYDITITATDCGQPALSASRTFRIDVSDVNDNAPEYSQNPIELYLVENNVPGNQIFSVTASDKDLNENAAVSYHIIREESSFGKYTGFLNINSENGQISALKSFDFETLKTFQFQVVASDSGSPSLSSNVTVNVFILDQNDNAPVILYPVSSNGSAEGVEEIPRNVNAGHLVTKVRAYDADIGYNGWLLFSLQQVSDHSLFGLDRYTGQIRTLRSFTETDEAEHKLVILVKDNGNVSLSATATVMVKLVEPKEAFAASDLQSSAKDDEDSHVTFYLIITLGSVSVLFIISIIVLIAMQCSKSPDYTSKYLPETNYDGTLCHSIQYRSGDKRYMLVGPRMSIGSTIVPGSHANTLVLPDRRRNNEEVSVQITF; this is encoded by the coding sequence atgggagctggaggacaacGACGGAGAACACTGTCCTTGTGTCTGGTCCTGCGTTTCTCGGTTCTGCTTAGCTGTGTGGATTGGCTGTCCGCTCAAGTAAAATATTCGGTGCCAGAGGAGGTAAAGGTGGGATCAGTTGTTGGAAATGTTGCCAAAGATCTGGGACTGGACATCAGTACTCTGGAGGAACGACGCTTTCGTATTGTTTCGGGAACAAAGGAGGTTGATTTCGAAGTAAATCAGAATAACGGCGTTTTGTCTGTGCGTAAAAACCTTGACCGGGAGGGGCTTTGTGAAACAGTGGTTCCCTGTTTAATGAACCTTAAAATTGTAGCAGAAAACCCCATGGAAATACATTATGTGACCGTAGAAATAATAGATGTAAATGATAATTCGCCGACCTTTCAGGAAGACGAAAAAATACTGGAAATATCAGAGTCCACGGTTCCTGGCAAGCGTTTCCAGCTGCCGTCCGCGCACGACCCAGATGTTAGCGCAAACACACTTCGCGTCTACAGATTAAATCAGAACGAGTACTTCAACATTCAGATtcgagagagagcagaggacagAATACCGTTCCTGGTTTTGCAGAGGTCGCTGGATCGGGAAAAACTCCGCGAGCACCATTTAATCCTGACAGCGGTTGATGGTGGAAATCCGCCGAGATCGGGAACACTCAACGTCACGGTGATCGTTCTGGATTCAAACGATAACCACCCCATATTCAGCCAAGAGGTCTATTCTGCAGATATACCCGAAAACGTAGCTGCGGGCACGAGCGTGATTAACGTAAAGGCAACCGATTTGGATGAAGGAGCAAATGGAGAGATTGAATATTTGTTCGGCGGTCAGCTGGATCGGAAGATATACGATATATTTGACTTAAATAAAGAGACGGGTGAAATAAAAGTGAAAGGGGAAATTGATTTTGAAAAGGTGGAAATCTTTAAATTGGACGTGCACGCCACTGACAAAGGCCAACCTCCTATGAGCACGGACTGCACGGTCATAATAAAAGTGCTGGACCAGAACGACAACACGCCTCAAATTGAAGTGACCTCTCTGTCGACCAGGGTATCAGAAGACTCCAAATCTGGAACTGTTATTTCTCTTATCAGCATCGCAGACCGGGATGCTGGTTTAAACGGTAAAGTCATTTGCAGCCTTTCTGACAACGTGCCGTTTGATTTAAAGCCATCATATCAGGATAATATGTATTCTTTAATTCTGAAACAACCTTTGGATCGAGAACTGGTTTCTTACTATGACATCACAATAACGGCGACAGACTGTGGTCAGCCAGCTCTGTCTGCCTCCAGAACTTTTCGTATTGACGTTTCAGACGTGAACGACAATGCTCCTGAATATTCACAGAATCCGATCGAGCTGTACCTGGTAGAGAATAACGTTCCCGGAAACCAGATTTTTTCCGTGACTGCCTCGGATAAAGATTTGAATGAAAATGCTGCTGTAAGTTATCATATAATAAGAGAGGAAAGTAGCTTCGGGAAATATACAGGATTTTTAAATATCAATTCTGAAAATGGACAAATTTCAGCTCTCAAAAGTTTTGACTTTGAGACCCTTAAAACATTCCAGTTCCAAGTTGTTGCTTCAGATTCTGGAAGTccgtcactgagcagcaacgtgacagtgaacgtgttcattctggatcagaacgacaacgctccagtcatcctgtatccagtcagctccaacggttctgctgaaggtgtggaggagattccCCGCAATGTGAACGCAGGACACTTGGTGACTAAAGTCAGAGCCTATGATGCTGATATAGGATATAacggctggttgttgttctcactgcagcaagttagtgaccacagtctctttggtttggaccgctacacaggacagatcagaacactgcgctcattcacagagacagacgaggctgagcataaactggtcatactggtcaaagacaatggcaacgtttccctgtcagcaacagctactgtgatggtcaaactggtggagcccaaagaggcttttgctgcttctgacctTCAAAGTTCTGCAAAGGACGATGAGGACAGTCACGTGACTTTTTATCTGATCATCACTTTGGGCTCCGTGtcagttctcttcatcatcagcatcatcgtcctgattgcaatgcagtgctccaaatctccagactacacttctaaatatctgccagagactaattatgatgggacactgtgccacagcatccagtacagatcaggagacaaacGCTACATGTTAGTTGGACCCAGGATGAGTATAGGATCTACTATAGTACCAGGCAGCCACGCTAATACGCTGGTGctccctgacaggaggagaaacaatgaggaggtaaGCGTTCAAATTACTTTTTGA
- the LOC130531653 gene encoding protocadherin alpha-8-like has translation MNMGSKNRFRSSDRWMIFHVLFLLLCGKRAWADLRYSVPEEMKESTVVGNVAKDLGLEKSSLADRRFRVVSGSKDGFFEVNPDNGALQIRRKIDREETCQGSGACLMELKIVVENPLEMHHIVVEITDVNDHSPRFSEKEQRFQIAEQTSPGTRFKLQAARDPDSGVNAIRTYTLSSNDHFDLGTSQGEEDKTPFLVLKKSLDREKSKQHSLLVTAVDGGKPPRSGTLNISVIVLDNNDNLPVFIKDTYQIEINENVPAGTTITTVKAIDPDEGTNGEVEYTLGEAPTRKIYDIFEIDGVSGRIILKGVLDFEENSIYKLDIEASDKGTPPLTGGCRVIVKIKDVNDNPPEIEVTSLSNTVPEDSKPGTVISLISVSDKDSGVNGKIILRINTGVPFALKPSYKENIYSIVTTEFLDREMISDYEIIIHAIDCGEPPLSTTQTLNIHISDVNDNCPHFIQNPFRFYLSENNIAGKPIFSVTATDKDANENAAISFNIVRGGSEHEVASFININSENGQISALKSFDFETLKTFKFQVVASDSGSPSLSSNVTVNVFILDQNDNAPVILYPVSSNGSAEGVEEIPRNVNAGHLVTKVRAYDADIGYNGWLLFSLQQVSDHSLFGLDRYTGQIRTLRSFTETDEAEHKLVILVKDNGNVSLSATATVMVKLVEPKEAFAASDLQSSAKDDEDSHVTFYLMITLGSVSVLFIISIIVLIAMQCSKSPDYTSKYLPETNYDGTLCHSIQYRSGDKRYMLVGPRMSIGSTIVPGSHANTLVLPDRRRNNEEVRVEDYIHFLLILNLSYNLIK, from the coding sequence ATGAATATGGGGAGCAAAAACCGATTTCGATCAAGTGACCGGTGGATGATTTTTCACGtcctttttctgctgctgtgtgggaaGCGAGCTTGGGCTGATTTGCGTTATTCGGTTccggaggagatgaaagaatcCACCGTTGTTGGCAACGTTGCAAAGGATCTTGGTCTCGAAAAATCCTCTCTGGCTGATCGGCGTTTCCGTGTTGTATCAGGATCTAAAGACggtttctttgaagtaaatccGGACAATGGTGCTTTACAGATTCGCAGGAAGATCGACAGGGAGGAGACATGTCAGGGAAGTGGCGCATGCCTGATGGAGCTGAAAATTGTTGTAGAAAATCCACTGGAGATGCATCATATTGTTGTCGAAATCACCGATGTCAATGATCACTCGCCCAGGTTTTCTGAAAAGGAGCAGCGATTTCAGATAGCAGAGCAGACCTCTCCGGGGACGCGGTTCAAATTGCAGGCGGCCCGGGATCCAGATTCTGGGGTGAACGCAATCCGCACTTACACACTATCATCAAATGATCACTTTGATTTAGGAACAAGCCAAGGTGAGGAGGACAAAACACCATTTTTAGTGCTGAAGAAATCTTTAGACCGAGAGAAAAGTAAACAACACTCGCTACTTGTTACAGCGGTTGATGGAGGCAAACCTCCGAGATCAGGAACGCTGAACATTTCCGTCATTGTtcttgataataatgataatctTCCCGTGTTTATTAAGGATACGTATCAAATTGAAATCAATGAGAATGTCCCTGCTGGTACTACAATAACAACAGTGAAAGCGATAGATCCAGACGAAGGGACTAATGGAGAAGTGGAGTATACTCTAGGCGAGGCTCCAACACGTAAGATCTATGATATATTTGAAATAGATGGTGTCAGTGGACGTATCATTCTGAAGGGAGTCTTGGATTTTGAGGAAAATAGTATTTATAAACTTGATATTGAGGCGTCGGACAAAGGGACACCTCCTTTAACTGGAGGGTGCAGAGTTATTGTAAAGATTAAAGATGTTAACGACAATCCTCCAGAAATAGAAGTGACATCACTGTCAAACACTGTCCCTGAAGATTCAAAGCCTGGAACTGTTATTTCTCTGATCAGTGTGAGTGATAAAGACTCTGGTGTCAACGGAAAAATTATTTTACGCATCAACACGGGTGTTCCATTTGCATTAAAACCTTCCTATAAGGAGAACATATATTCAATTGTAACTACAGAGTTTTTAGACAGAGAGATGATTTCTGATTATGAAATAATTATACACGCTATTGACTGTGGAGAACCCCCCTTATCTACGACACAAACCTTAAACATTCATATATCAGATGTAAACGATAATTGCCCACATTTTATACAAAATCCATTTCGTTTTTATTTATCAGAGAACAACATTGCTGGAAAGCCGATATTCTCTGTCACTGCCACTGACAAGGATGCCAATGAAAATGCAGCAATTTCTTTTAATATTGTGAGAGGTGGGAGTGAACATGAGGTAGCGTCCTTTATAAATATCAATTCAGAGAATGGACAAATTTCAGCTTTGAAAAGTTTTGACTTTGAGACACTAAAAACGTTCAAGTTCCAAGTTGTTGCCTCAGATTCTGGAAGTccgtcactgagcagcaacgtgacagtgaacgtgttcattctggatcagaacgacaacgctccagtcatcctgtatccagtcagctccaacggttctgctgaaggtgtggaggagattccCCGCAATGTGAACGCAGGACACTTGGTGACTAAAGTCAGAGCCTATGATGCTGATATAGGATATAacggctggttgttgttctccCTGCAGCAAGTTAGTGACCACAgtctctttggtttggaccgctacacaggacagatcagaacactgcgctcattcacagagacagacgaggctgagcataaactggtcatactggtcaaagacaatggcaacgtttccctgtcagcaacagctactgtgatggtcaaactggtggagcccaaagaggcttttgctgcttctgaccttcagagttctgcaaaggacgatgaggacagtcacgtgactttttatctgatgatcactttgggctccgtgtcagttctcttcatcatcagcatcatcgtcctgattgcaatgcagtgctccaaatctccagactacacttctaaatatctgccagagactaattatgatggaacactgtgccacagcatccagtacagatcaggagacaaacGCTACATGTTAGTTGGACCCAGGATGAGTATAGGATCTACTATAGTACCAGGCAGCCACGCTAATACGCTGGTGctccctgacaggaggagaaacaatgaggaggtaaGAGTCGAAGATtacattcattttttattaataCTCAATTTATCTTACAATCTTATCAAATAA